One window of the Xenopus tropicalis strain Nigerian chromosome 10, UCB_Xtro_10.0, whole genome shotgun sequence genome contains the following:
- the LOC116407957 gene encoding uncharacterized protein LOC116407957 isoform X1, translating to MDWGPEAMDWDWGPEAMDWALEAMNWALEAMDWGPEAMDWDWGPEAMDWALKAMDWALKAMDWALEAMDLALEAMDLALEAMDLALEAMDWALEAMDWGPEAMDWDWGPEAMDWGLDAMDWGLDAMDWGLDAMDWGLDAMDWGLDAMDWGLDAMDWGLDAMDWGLDAMDWGLDAMDWGLDAMDWGLDAMDWGLDAMDWGSDAMDWCLDAMDWGLDAMDWGLDAMDWGLDAMDWGLDAMDWGLDAMDWGLDAMDWGLDAMDWGSDAMDWCLDAMDWGLDAMDWGLDAMDWGLEAMDWGSDAMDWGLDAMDWGLEAMDWGLDAMDWGLEAMDWGLDAMDWGLEAMDWGLDAMDWGLDTMDWGSDAMD from the coding sequence ATGGATTGGGGTCCAGAGGCTATGGATTGGGATTGGGGTCCAGAGGCTATGGACTGGGCTTTAGAGGCTATGAACTGGGCTTTAGAGGCTATGGATTGGGGTCCAGAGGCTATGGATTGGGATTGGGGTCCAGAGGCTATGGACTGGGCTTTAAAGGCTATGGACTGGGCTTTAAAGGCTATGGACTGGGCTTTAGAGGCTATGGACCTGGCTTTAGAGGCTATGGACCTGGCTTTAGAGGCTATGGACCTGGCTTTAGAGGCTATGGACTGGGCTTTAGAGGCTATGGATTGGGGTCCAGAAGCTATGGATTGGGATTGGGGTCCAGAGGCTATGGACTGGGGTTTAGACGCTATGGACTGGGGTTTAGACGCTATGGACTGGGGTTTAGATGCTATGGACTGGGGTTTAGACGCTATGGACTGGGGTTTAGACGCTATGGACTGGGGTTTAGACGCTATGGACTGGGGTTTAGACGCTATGGACTGGGGTTTAGACGCTATGGACTGGGGTTTAGACGCTATGGACTGGGGTTTAGACGCTATGGACTGGGGTTTAGACGCTATGGACTGGGGTTTAGACGCTATGGATTGGGGTTCAGATGCTATGGACTGGTGTTTAGACGCTATGGACTGGGGTTTAGACGCTATGGACTGGGGTTTAGACGCTATGGACTGGGGTTTAGACGCTATGGACTGGGGTTTAGACGCTATGGACTGGGGTTTAGACGCTATGGACTGGGGTTTAGACGCTATGGACTGGGGTTTAGACGCTATGGATTGGGGTTCAGATGCTATGGACTGGTGTTTAGACGCTATGGACTGGGGTTTAGACGCTATGGACTGGGGTTTAGACGCTATGGATTGGGGTTTAGAGGCTATGGACTGGGGTTCAGATGCTATGGACTGGGGTTTAGACGCTATGGATTGGGGTTTAGAGGCTATGGACTGGGGTTTAGACGCTATGGATTGGGGTTTAGAGGCTATGGACTGGGGTTTAGACGCTATGGATTGGGGTTTAGAGGCTATGGACTGGGGTTTAGACGCTATGGACTGGGGTTTAGACACTATGGATTGGGGTTCAGATGCTATGGATTAG
- the LOC116407957 gene encoding uncharacterized protein LOC116407957 isoform X2: MDWGPEAMDWDWGPEAMDWALEAMNWALEAMDWGPEAMDWDWGPEAMDWALKAMDWALKAMDWALEAMDLALEAMDLALEAMDLALEAMDWALEAMDWGPEAMDWDWGPEAMDWGLDAMDWGLDAMDWGLDAMDWGLDAMDWGLDAMDWGLDAMDWGLDAMDWGLDAMDWGLDAMDWGLDAMDWGLDAMDWGLDAMDWGSDAMDWCLDAMDWGLDAMDWGLDAMDWGLDAMDWGLDAMDWGLDAMDWGLDAMDWGLDAMDWGSDAMDWCLDAMDWGLDAMDWGLDAMDWGLEAMDWGSDAMDWGLDAMDWGLEAMDWGLDTMDWGSDAMD, translated from the exons ATGGATTGGGGTCCAGAGGCTATGGATTGGGATTGGGGTCCAGAGGCTATGGACTGGGCTTTAGAGGCTATGAACTGGGCTTTAGAGGCTATGGATTGGGGTCCAGAGGCTATGGATTGGGATTGGGGTCCAGAGGCTATGGACTGGGCTTTAAAGGCTATGGACTGGGCTTTAAAGGCTATGGACTGGGCTTTAGAGGCTATGGACCTGGCTTTAGAGGCTATGGACCTGGCTTTAGAGGCTATGGACCTGGCTTTAGAGGCTATGGACTGGGCTTTAGAGGCTATGGATTGGGGTCCAGAAGCTATGGATTGGGATTGGGGTCCAGAGGCTATGGACTGGGGTTTAGACGCTATGGACTGGGGTTTAGACGCTATGGACTGGGGTTTAGATGCTATGGACTGGGGTTTAGACGCTATGGACTGGGGTTTAGACGCTATGGACTGGGGTTTAGACGCTATGGACTGGGGTTTAGACGCTATGGACTGGGGTTTAGACGCTATGGACTGGGGTTTAGACGCTATGGACTGGGGTTTAGACGCTATGGACTGGGGTTTAGACGCTATGGACTGGGGTTTAGACGCTATGGATTGGGGTTCAGATGCTATGGACTGGTGTTTAGACGCTATGGACTGGGGTTTAGACGCTATGGACTGGGGTTTAGACGCTATGGACTGGGGTTTAGACGCTATGGACTGGGGTTTAGACGCTATGGACTGGGGTTTAGACGCTATGGACTGGGGTTTAGACGCTATGGACTGGGGTTTAGACGCTATGGATTGGGGTTCAGATGCTATGGACTGGTGTTTAGACGCTATGGACTGGGGTTTAGACGCTATGGACTGGGGTTTAGACGCTATGGATTGGGGTTTAGAGGCTATGGACTGGGGTTCAGATGCTATGGACTGGGGTTTAGACGCTATGGATTGGGGTTTAGAGGCTATGGACTGGG GTTTAGACACTATGGATTGGGGTTCAGATGCTATGGATTAG
- the LOC116407957 gene encoding uncharacterized protein LOC116407957 isoform X3 gives MDWGPEAMDWDWGPEAMDWALEAMNWALEAMDWGPEAMDWDWGPEAMDWALKAMDWALKAMDWALEAMDLALEAMDLALEAMDLALEAMDWALEAMDWGPEAMDWDWGPEAMDWGLDAMDWGLDAMDWGLDAMDWGLDAMDWGLDAMDWGLDAMDWGLDAMDWGLDAMDWGLDAMDWGLDAMDWGLDAMDWGLDAMDWGSDAMDWCLDAMDWGLDAMDWGLDAMDWGLDAMDWGLDAMDWGLDAMDWGLDAMDWGLDAMDWGSDAMDWCLDAMDWGLDAMDWGLDAMDWGLEAMDWGSDAMD, from the exons ATGGATTGGGGTCCAGAGGCTATGGATTGGGATTGGGGTCCAGAGGCTATGGACTGGGCTTTAGAGGCTATGAACTGGGCTTTAGAGGCTATGGATTGGGGTCCAGAGGCTATGGATTGGGATTGGGGTCCAGAGGCTATGGACTGGGCTTTAAAGGCTATGGACTGGGCTTTAAAGGCTATGGACTGGGCTTTAGAGGCTATGGACCTGGCTTTAGAGGCTATGGACCTGGCTTTAGAGGCTATGGACCTGGCTTTAGAGGCTATGGACTGGGCTTTAGAGGCTATGGATTGGGGTCCAGAAGCTATGGATTGGGATTGGGGTCCAGAGGCTATGGACTGGGGTTTAGACGCTATGGACTGGGGTTTAGACGCTATGGACTGGGGTTTAGATGCTATGGACTGGGGTTTAGACGCTATGGACTGGGGTTTAGACGCTATGGACTGGGGTTTAGACGCTATGGACTGGGGTTTAGACGCTATGGACTGGGGTTTAGACGCTATGGACTGGGGTTTAGACGCTATGGACTGGGGTTTAGACGCTATGGACTGGGGTTTAGACGCTATGGACTGGGGTTTAGACGCTATGGATTGGGGTTCAGATGCTATGGACTGGTGTTTAGACGCTATGGACTGGGGTTTAGACGCTATGGACTGGGGTTTAGACGCTATGGACTGGGGTTTAGACGCTATGGACTGGGGTTTAGACGCTATGGACTGGGGTTTAGACGCTATGGACTGGGGTTTAGACGCTATGGACTGGGGTTTAGACGCTATGGATTGGGGTTCAGATGCTATGGACTGGTGTTTAGACGCTATGGACTGGGGTTTAGACGCTATGGACTGGGGTTTAGACGCTATGGATTGGGGTTTAGAGGCTATGGACTGGGGTTCAG ATGCTATGGATTAG